The Mycolicibacterium doricum genome includes a region encoding these proteins:
- a CDS encoding Nif3-like dinuclear metal center hexameric protein, giving the protein MRVRLRDVIGVLDEAYPPRLAEHWDSVGLVCGDPDEPVESVTVAVDATEAVIAQVPERGLLLAHHPLLLRGVDTVAASTPKGALVHSLIRTGRSLFTAHTNADSASPGVSDALAAALGLTVEEVLSPAAADSELDKWVVYVPAENADAVRQAMFGAGGGQIGDYSHCSWSTPGTGQFLPHEGASPAIGAVGSVERVAEERVEVIAPSARRRDLLTAVRSAHPYEEPAFDIFSIAPIPGHVGIGRTASLPTPEPLSDFVSRVDAALPATTWGVRAAGDPSTVVSRVAVCGGAGDSLLGTVSGAGVQAYVTADLRHHPADEHRRASPVALIDVAHWASEFPWCAQAAGVLRSHLSDALPVRVCELRTDPWNLGTGRETRES; this is encoded by the coding sequence ATGAGGGTGCGACTGCGCGACGTGATCGGCGTGCTCGACGAGGCTTACCCGCCCCGACTGGCCGAGCACTGGGATTCCGTCGGGCTCGTGTGTGGCGATCCCGACGAACCCGTGGAATCGGTGACCGTCGCCGTCGACGCCACCGAAGCCGTCATCGCCCAAGTGCCGGAACGCGGGCTGCTCCTGGCACACCACCCGCTGTTGCTGCGCGGGGTGGACACGGTCGCGGCCAGTACGCCGAAGGGTGCGCTGGTGCACTCGCTGATCCGCACCGGGCGCTCCCTGTTCACCGCACACACCAACGCCGACTCCGCGTCACCGGGAGTCTCCGACGCCCTGGCCGCCGCTCTCGGGCTCACCGTCGAGGAAGTGCTCTCGCCGGCCGCCGCCGACAGCGAGCTGGACAAGTGGGTGGTCTACGTGCCCGCCGAGAACGCCGATGCGGTGCGCCAGGCCATGTTCGGTGCGGGCGGCGGCCAGATCGGTGACTACTCGCACTGCAGCTGGAGCACGCCCGGCACCGGGCAGTTCCTACCGCACGAGGGCGCGTCGCCGGCCATCGGCGCCGTCGGCTCGGTGGAGCGCGTCGCCGAAGAACGCGTCGAGGTGATCGCGCCGTCGGCCCGCCGGCGGGATCTGCTCACCGCGGTGCGCAGTGCCCATCCCTACGAGGAGCCCGCGTTCGACATCTTCAGCATCGCGCCGATCCCCGGACATGTCGGAATCGGCCGCACCGCGTCGCTGCCCACCCCGGAACCGTTGTCGGACTTCGTGTCCCGGGTCGACGCCGCCTTGCCCGCCACGACCTGGGGGGTGCGCGCCGCCGGCGATCCGTCCACCGTGGTGTCCCGGGTGGCAGTGTGCGGGGGAGCGGGGGATTCGCTGCTCGGCACGGTGTCTGGCGCCGGCGTGCAGGCCTATGTGACGGCTGATCTGCGTCACCATCCTGCCGACGAGCACCGGCGGGCGTCGCCGGTGGCGCTGATCGACGTCGCACACTGGGCGAGCGAATTCCCCTGGTGTGCACAGGCTGCCGGTGTGCTGCGGAGCCACCTCTCTGATGCGTTGCCGGTGCGGGTCTGTGAGCTGCGCACCGATCCATGGAACCTAGGGACTGGTAGGGAAACACGTGAAAGCTGA
- a CDS encoding HAD hydrolase-like protein, whose protein sequence is MTDTLARSTATRPQLVLFDLDGTLTDSAEGIVSSFRHALGEVGAPVPDGDLAGRIVGPPMHHTLRSLGLGERTDAAIEAYRADYTARGWAMNRTFDGIPALLADLQAARVRLAVATSKAEPTAQRILAHFGLDGFFEVIAGARPDGTRAAKADVVASALARLEPLPDRVMMVGDRWHDVEGAAAHGIDTVVVGWGYGRGDFAEPTAVPVLVHVDSVAGLREVLGV, encoded by the coding sequence GTGACCGACACGCTGGCCCGCTCGACCGCCACCCGCCCGCAACTCGTGCTGTTCGATCTGGACGGCACGCTGACCGATTCCGCGGAGGGCATCGTGTCGAGCTTCCGGCATGCCCTGGGTGAGGTCGGGGCGCCGGTTCCCGACGGCGATCTGGCCGGTCGCATCGTCGGGCCGCCGATGCACCACACGCTGCGATCCCTGGGCCTCGGCGAGCGGACCGACGCGGCGATCGAGGCCTACCGTGCCGACTACACCGCACGGGGATGGGCGATGAACCGCACCTTCGACGGCATCCCGGCACTGCTGGCCGATCTGCAGGCGGCGAGGGTCCGTCTGGCCGTGGCGACCTCCAAGGCGGAGCCGACGGCGCAGCGCATCCTGGCCCACTTCGGCCTCGACGGCTTCTTCGAGGTGATCGCGGGCGCCAGGCCCGACGGCACCCGCGCGGCCAAAGCCGACGTCGTCGCCTCCGCGCTGGCCCGGCTCGAACCGCTGCCCGACCGGGTGATGATGGTCGGCGACCGCTGGCACGACGTCGAGGGCGCGGCGGCGCACGGCATCGACACCGTGGTGGTCGGGTGGGGCTACGGCCGCGGTGACTTCGCCGAGCCCACCGCGGTGCCGGTGCTCGTCCACGTGGATTCCGTGGCCGGCCTACGGGAGGTGCTGGGTGTCTGA
- a CDS encoding NAD(P)/FAD-dependent oxidoreductase, which yields MDDVWDCVIVGGGAAGLSAALVLGRARRRTLVVDAGKPSNAVSHGIGGLLGYDGRPPAELYTAGRAELAKYPQVQLRTGVVTDVGRGEVFTVEMADGTVESTRRIVLANGMHYHLPEIPGLAQLWGDSVFHCPFCHGWEVRDVPVAVLADGARAVHAALLLRGWTEDIVVLTDDLGDERPLVEAAGVHIDERRVAEVRAAGDGLEIVFADGGVLARRALMVAATVSQRSALAEQLGVRFGEPNPLSAEAVWVDEFGRTSVLGVFAAGDVTVQLPQVAAAIAAGSKVAAAVVQSLLNDEFGLPVPAWNEEANV from the coding sequence ATGGACGACGTCTGGGATTGCGTGATCGTCGGTGGTGGCGCCGCGGGACTGAGCGCCGCACTGGTACTGGGCCGGGCGCGCCGCCGCACTCTGGTGGTGGATGCCGGCAAGCCGAGCAACGCTGTGTCACATGGGATCGGTGGGCTCCTCGGATACGACGGGCGGCCGCCCGCCGAGCTGTACACCGCGGGCCGAGCGGAGTTGGCGAAGTATCCGCAGGTGCAATTGCGGACCGGAGTCGTCACCGACGTGGGCCGCGGCGAGGTCTTCACCGTCGAAATGGCCGACGGCACCGTCGAATCCACGCGGCGCATCGTGCTCGCCAACGGTATGCACTACCACCTGCCGGAGATCCCCGGCCTGGCGCAACTGTGGGGAGACTCGGTGTTCCACTGCCCGTTCTGTCACGGCTGGGAGGTGCGTGACGTCCCTGTCGCGGTGCTGGCCGACGGCGCCCGTGCGGTACATGCCGCGCTGCTTCTGCGCGGATGGACTGAGGACATCGTGGTCCTCACCGACGATCTGGGCGATGAACGCCCACTTGTGGAGGCCGCGGGCGTCCACATCGACGAGCGGCGGGTCGCCGAGGTACGCGCCGCCGGAGATGGTCTGGAGATCGTCTTCGCCGACGGCGGGGTGTTGGCGCGCCGGGCATTGATGGTCGCCGCGACGGTGTCTCAACGCTCGGCCCTTGCGGAGCAGTTGGGCGTGCGGTTCGGTGAGCCGAACCCGCTGTCCGCCGAGGCGGTTTGGGTCGACGAGTTCGGCCGCACGTCGGTGCTGGGCGTGTTCGCGGCCGGAGACGTCACCGTGCAGCTGCCCCAAGTCGCCGCGGCGATCGCGGCCGGCTCGAAAGTGGCAGCGGCGGTGGTACAAAGCCTGCTCAACGACGAGTTCGGATTGCCGGTTCCGGCATGGAACGAGGAAGCGAATGTCTGA
- the panB gene encoding 3-methyl-2-oxobutanoate hydroxymethyltransferase, with translation MSEQTVYGAASDQPTTKPRVKVRTTHLQKWKAEGHKWAMLTAYDFSTARAFDDAGIPVLLVGDSAANVVYGYDTTVPITLDELIPLVRGVVRGAPHALVVADLPFGSYESGPAQALATATRFLKETGAHAVKLEGGQRVTEQIATLSAAGIPVMAHIGFTPQSVNGLGGFKVQGRGDGADQTIADAIAVAEAGAFSVVMEMVPAELATQITGKLTIPTIGIGAGPNCDGQVLVWQDMAGLTSGKTAKFVKRFGDVGSELRRAATQYADEVAAGTFPAEEHSF, from the coding sequence ATGTCTGAACAGACTGTCTACGGTGCTGCGAGCGATCAGCCCACCACCAAGCCGCGCGTCAAGGTTCGCACCACGCACCTGCAGAAGTGGAAAGCCGAAGGCCACAAGTGGGCAATGCTCACCGCCTACGACTTCTCCACCGCCCGGGCTTTCGACGACGCCGGCATCCCGGTGTTGCTCGTGGGCGACTCGGCGGCCAACGTCGTCTACGGCTACGACACCACGGTGCCGATCACGCTAGACGAGTTGATCCCGCTGGTGCGCGGTGTGGTGCGGGGCGCACCGCACGCGCTGGTCGTGGCCGACCTGCCGTTCGGCAGCTACGAGTCCGGCCCGGCGCAGGCGTTGGCGACCGCGACCCGCTTCCTCAAGGAGACCGGTGCGCATGCGGTCAAACTCGAGGGGGGCCAACGGGTCACCGAGCAGATCGCGACCCTGTCCGCGGCGGGCATCCCGGTCATGGCGCACATCGGTTTCACCCCGCAGAGCGTGAACGGCCTTGGCGGCTTCAAGGTCCAGGGCCGCGGTGACGGCGCCGACCAGACCATCGCCGATGCGATCGCCGTCGCCGAGGCTGGCGCCTTCTCGGTGGTCATGGAGATGGTGCCCGCCGAACTAGCCACCCAGATCACCGGGAAGCTGACCATTCCGACCATCGGCATCGGCGCCGGCCCCAACTGCGATGGGCAAGTGCTGGTCTGGCAGGACATGGCCGGGCTGACGTCGGGCAAGACGGCCAAGTTCGTCAAGCGCTTCGGCGATGTGGGCAGCGAATTGCGCCGCGCGGCAACGCAGTACGCCGACGAGGTGGCGGCCGGGACGTTCCCGGCCGAGGAGCACAGCTTCTAA
- a CDS encoding helix-turn-helix domain-containing protein — MQANVARDDSVDQRVRRRLRELRRQRGFTLEEVAARSSIDVSTLSRLESGKRRLALDHLPRLAAALAVTTDELLRSPEAEDPRVHSNSHTRHGVTYWPLTRQGSPSGLHAFKVRVSARRRKPPEDLPVHEGQDWMYVLSGRLRLILGERDFTVEAGEAVEFSTWTPHWFGVVDGPVEAIVIFGPHGERVHLHT; from the coding sequence GTGCAGGCAAATGTTGCGCGAGATGATTCTGTGGACCAGAGGGTCCGCAGGCGGTTGCGGGAACTGCGCCGCCAACGTGGGTTCACCCTGGAGGAGGTGGCGGCCCGGTCGTCCATCGACGTGTCGACCCTGAGCCGCCTGGAGTCCGGTAAGCGGCGGTTGGCGCTCGACCATCTCCCCCGGTTGGCCGCCGCGCTGGCGGTCACCACCGACGAACTGCTGCGCTCCCCGGAGGCGGAAGACCCCCGGGTGCACTCGAACTCGCATACGCGTCACGGTGTGACGTACTGGCCGTTGACCCGCCAGGGGTCGCCGAGCGGGTTGCACGCGTTTAAAGTCCGGGTCAGCGCCCGCCGGCGCAAACCACCCGAGGACCTACCGGTGCACGAGGGTCAGGACTGGATGTACGTGCTGTCGGGTCGGCTGCGGCTGATCCTCGGCGAACGTGATTTCACCGTGGAAGCCGGTGAGGCGGTCGAGTTCTCGACGTGGACGCCGCACTGGTTCGGAGTGGTCGACGGCCCGGTGGAAGCCATCGTGATCTTCGGCCCGCACGGTGAGCGCGTCCACCTGCACACCTAG
- a CDS encoding SURF1 family cytochrome oxidase biogenesis protein encodes MKRWKFLLRPAWLALFVVVLAFAYLCFTVLAPWQLGKNATTSRENDQIARSVTAEPVPVTSLLPRQDSAAPDEQWQRVTATGRYLPDAQVLARLRVIDGEPAYEVLVPFAVDGGPTVLVDRGYVKPERGTDVPPIEPAPTGSVTITARLRDAEPVPPGKEPLRENGTVQVYAINPGQITTLTGVPLAGSYLQLVEDQPGGLGVIGLPHLDAGPFLSYGIQWIAFGIIAPIGLGYFIYAEIRQRRRDRVTAESTAPATPEDKLADRYGRRR; translated from the coding sequence ATGAAGCGCTGGAAGTTCCTCCTGCGGCCGGCGTGGCTGGCGCTGTTCGTGGTGGTGCTCGCTTTCGCGTACCTCTGCTTCACCGTCCTGGCGCCCTGGCAGCTGGGCAAGAACGCCACGACGTCGCGGGAGAACGATCAGATCGCCCGCTCGGTCACCGCTGAACCGGTGCCGGTGACATCGCTGCTGCCCCGGCAGGATTCGGCCGCGCCCGACGAACAGTGGCAACGGGTCACGGCCACCGGGCGCTACCTCCCCGATGCGCAGGTGCTGGCGCGGCTGCGGGTGATCGACGGCGAACCGGCGTACGAGGTGCTGGTGCCGTTCGCCGTCGACGGCGGGCCGACCGTGCTCGTGGACCGCGGCTACGTGAAACCCGAGCGGGGCACCGACGTACCGCCGATCGAGCCGGCTCCCACCGGATCGGTGACCATCACCGCTCGGCTGCGTGACGCGGAACCCGTTCCGCCGGGCAAGGAACCGTTGCGAGAGAACGGCACCGTGCAGGTGTACGCGATCAACCCCGGCCAGATCACCACGCTCACCGGTGTGCCGTTGGCCGGCTCCTATCTGCAGCTGGTCGAAGACCAGCCCGGTGGACTGGGCGTCATCGGGCTGCCACACCTCGACGCCGGCCCGTTCCTGTCCTACGGGATCCAGTGGATCGCGTTCGGCATCATCGCGCCGATCGGGCTCGGGTACTTCATCTACGCCGAGATCCGTCAGCGCCGCCGCGACAGGGTGACCGCGGAGTCGACTGCGCCCGCGACCCCCGAAGACAAGCTCGCCGACCGCTACGGCCGGCGGCGCTGA
- the cobC gene encoding Rv2231c family pyridoxal phosphate-dependent protein CobC has translation MPRPAPQTTRYHGDQAVLPGMLDFAVNVRATAPPSWLAARLADRLADLGRYPSAADERRAVAAVAARHGRAEDEVALLAGGAEGFALLARLKPRLAALVAPSFSEPDAVFAAAGVAVTHVVLDPPFTLPGARVPDAADLVVVGNPTNPTAVLHSRADILALRRPDRLVVVDEAFADAVPGEPESLAGEPLPDVVVLRSLTKTWALAGLRVGYALGAPEVLRRLTAQRAHWALGTLQLEALAACNAPSALREAEAGAHRLAAVRAEMVTGLTRIGVDCVPGAAPFVLFAVPDAELVRKRLEGKGIAVRRCDTFVGLDGQFLRAAVREQWPVLAEALTEAMR, from the coding sequence GTGCCACGTCCCGCGCCGCAGACGACCAGGTACCACGGCGACCAGGCCGTGTTGCCCGGCATGCTCGACTTCGCCGTCAACGTGCGCGCCACCGCGCCGCCGTCCTGGCTCGCCGCGCGCCTCGCCGACCGCCTGGCCGACCTCGGCCGCTACCCATCAGCCGCCGACGAACGCCGCGCCGTGGCCGCGGTGGCCGCCCGGCACGGGCGCGCCGAGGACGAGGTCGCGCTGCTGGCCGGCGGAGCCGAGGGCTTTGCTCTGCTCGCCCGCCTGAAGCCGCGGTTGGCCGCGCTGGTCGCACCGTCGTTCTCCGAACCGGATGCGGTGTTCGCCGCCGCCGGCGTAGCCGTCACCCACGTGGTCCTCGATCCGCCGTTCACGTTGCCCGGCGCCCGGGTGCCGGATGCGGCCGACCTCGTGGTGGTAGGCAACCCGACCAACCCCACCGCGGTGCTGCACTCCCGGGCGGACATCCTGGCGCTGCGTCGTCCCGACCGTCTCGTGGTGGTCGACGAGGCATTCGCCGACGCGGTGCCGGGTGAGCCGGAATCCTTGGCGGGCGAGCCGTTGCCGGACGTGGTGGTGCTTCGCAGCCTCACTAAGACGTGGGCGCTCGCCGGGCTGCGGGTGGGCTATGCGCTCGGCGCGCCGGAGGTGCTGCGGCGACTGACTGCGCAGCGAGCACACTGGGCGCTGGGCACCCTCCAGTTGGAGGCGCTCGCCGCATGCAACGCGCCGTCCGCGCTGCGCGAGGCGGAAGCCGGTGCACACCGGTTGGCCGCGGTTCGGGCCGAGATGGTCACGGGACTGACCCGGATCGGCGTCGACTGCGTCCCCGGTGCCGCACCGTTCGTGCTGTTCGCGGTGCCGGATGCCGAGTTGGTGCGGAAACGGCTGGAAGGCAAGGGGATCGCGGTGCGACGGTGTGACACCTTCGTCGGCCTGGACGGGCAGTTCCTGCGGGCCGCGGTACGTGAGCAGTGGCCGGTGCTCGCCGAGGCGCTGACGGAGGCGATGCGATGA
- a CDS encoding zinc ribbon domain-containing protein: protein MKADVWQQNSLLQLAEVDAGLARIDHRVRKLPEQEELDRVRADHTAANDRVAVLGIAIDDLDEQVTKLESEIDAVRQREDRDRVLLQGGGVAAKQVGELQHELETLERRQASLEDSLLELMERREELAAQRTAELTRVDELHTTLAAAQHAVADAVAELDRSRQENLTRRAELLAALQSELVDLYERQRARGGPGAGQLQGRRCGACRLEIDRGEMARITAAPDDEVLRCPECNAILVRAEGFKK from the coding sequence GTGAAAGCTGATGTGTGGCAGCAGAACTCGTTGCTGCAACTGGCCGAGGTGGATGCCGGGCTGGCACGGATCGACCATCGGGTCCGCAAGCTGCCCGAACAGGAAGAACTCGACCGGGTCCGTGCCGACCACACTGCGGCCAACGATCGGGTGGCGGTACTCGGGATCGCCATCGACGACCTCGACGAGCAGGTGACCAAGTTGGAGTCCGAGATCGACGCCGTCCGTCAGCGCGAAGACCGCGACCGGGTGTTGCTGCAGGGCGGCGGTGTCGCTGCCAAACAGGTCGGGGAGCTGCAACACGAACTGGAGACGCTCGAACGCCGCCAGGCCAGCCTGGAGGACTCGCTGCTGGAGCTGATGGAACGCCGAGAGGAGTTGGCCGCCCAGCGGACGGCGGAACTCACGCGCGTCGACGAACTGCACACCACGCTGGCGGCCGCCCAGCACGCGGTGGCCGACGCCGTCGCCGAACTGGACCGATCGCGGCAGGAGAACCTCACCCGGCGTGCGGAGTTGCTGGCGGCCCTGCAGTCGGAGCTCGTCGACCTTTACGAGCGTCAACGCGCCCGCGGCGGCCCGGGTGCCGGGCAGTTGCAGGGCCGCCGCTGCGGAGCGTGCCGACTCGAGATCGACCGGGGCGAGATGGCCCGGATCACGGCTGCGCCCGACGACGAGGTGCTGCGCTGCCCGGAGTGCAACGCGATTCTGGTGCGCGCAGAGGGGTTCAAGAAGTGA
- a CDS encoding arsenate-mycothiol transferase ArsC, with product MSESGRLHITFICSGNICRSPTAEKVLAHQIAERGLSGAVHVLRAHGYPSSHDAAQVDDDHPAADLMVAASQDDFEDAFSVIEASLRALHDWVDEQLAIRGVAS from the coding sequence GTGTCTGAATCGGGGCGGTTGCACATCACGTTCATCTGCTCGGGCAACATCTGCCGGTCGCCGACGGCGGAGAAGGTGTTGGCCCACCAGATCGCCGAACGCGGGCTGTCCGGGGCGGTCCACGTGCTGCGCGCGCACGGTTACCCGAGCAGCCACGACGCCGCTCAGGTCGACGACGACCACCCGGCCGCGGACCTGATGGTCGCGGCATCCCAGGACGACTTCGAGGACGCGTTCAGCGTGATCGAGGCGTCGCTGCGCGCCCTGCACGACTGGGTCGACGAACAGCTCGCCATCCGGGGTGTCGCGAGCTGA
- a CDS encoding CYTH and CHAD domain-containing protein, translated as MAGKTPKSSRYTSSRYTEVERKFEVVDSTVAPSFDGLSTVSRVERLPVQQLDAVYFDTPGRDLAAHRITLRRRTGGTDAGWHLKLPAGPDTRTEVRSPLDGDENAVPDDLRDVVLAIVRDRPLAPVARISTRRTVDMLHGPSGAAVAEFCDDMVTASAEGGEEQRWREWELELTGDGDAKLLDRLTNRVLDTGASPAGHASKLGRVLDTGQADDEVKTRTEDPVRRAVAEQVEQLLEWDRAVRADVEDSVHQMRVTTRKIRSLLQSAEPVFGISDDAWVLDELRQLAAILGVARDAEVLAERYANALDGLEPELVRGPVRERLVEGAKRRYQSGWRRSLIAMRSQRYFRLLDALDGLVAAEPPDTRSGEGPPLTTIDSAYKRVRKAAKKAAAAPDTEHDEALHRIRKGAKRLRYTAAATGKDKVSERAKAIQSLLGDHQDSVVSRTHLLQEAEAAHAAGEDTFTYGLLYQVESELADQARSQLDDALRELDEAVRKGK; from the coding sequence ATGGCAGGCAAGACGCCCAAGAGCTCTCGGTACACCAGCTCTCGGTACACCGAGGTGGAGCGGAAGTTCGAAGTGGTCGACTCGACCGTCGCGCCGTCGTTCGACGGGCTCAGCACGGTTTCCCGGGTGGAACGGCTGCCCGTCCAGCAGCTCGACGCCGTCTACTTCGACACGCCCGGACGTGACCTCGCCGCGCACCGGATCACGTTGCGGCGCCGCACGGGTGGCACCGACGCAGGCTGGCATCTCAAACTCCCGGCCGGGCCCGACACACGCACCGAGGTCCGCTCGCCGCTCGACGGTGACGAGAACGCGGTCCCCGACGATCTGCGCGATGTGGTGCTGGCGATCGTGCGCGACCGTCCGCTGGCACCCGTGGCGAGGATAAGCACGCGGCGAACCGTGGACATGCTGCACGGGCCCTCCGGTGCTGCGGTTGCCGAGTTCTGTGACGACATGGTGACGGCGTCGGCGGAGGGCGGCGAGGAGCAGCGGTGGCGCGAGTGGGAGCTGGAGCTCACCGGCGACGGGGACGCGAAGCTGCTCGACCGGTTGACCAACCGGGTGCTTGACACCGGGGCGTCACCGGCCGGACACGCGTCGAAGCTGGGCCGGGTGCTCGACACCGGACAGGCCGACGACGAGGTGAAGACCCGCACCGAGGATCCGGTGCGCCGAGCCGTCGCCGAACAGGTCGAGCAGCTGTTGGAGTGGGACCGCGCGGTGCGCGCCGATGTCGAAGACTCGGTGCACCAGATGCGGGTGACGACGCGCAAGATCCGCAGTCTGCTGCAGTCCGCCGAGCCGGTGTTCGGCATCTCCGACGACGCCTGGGTGCTCGACGAGTTGCGCCAGCTCGCCGCCATACTCGGGGTGGCGCGCGACGCCGAGGTCCTCGCCGAACGGTACGCCAATGCGCTCGACGGGCTGGAACCCGAACTGGTGCGCGGGCCGGTGCGAGAGCGGCTGGTGGAAGGCGCGAAGCGGCGGTACCAGTCGGGGTGGCGGCGGTCGCTGATCGCGATGCGTTCGCAACGGTACTTCCGTCTCCTCGATGCCCTCGACGGTCTGGTGGCCGCCGAACCGCCGGACACACGGTCCGGTGAGGGGCCGCCACTGACCACGATCGACTCTGCCTACAAGCGGGTCCGCAAGGCGGCCAAGAAGGCGGCGGCCGCCCCCGACACCGAACACGACGAGGCGCTGCACCGAATCCGAAAGGGCGCCAAGCGTCTTCGCTACACGGCGGCAGCCACCGGCAAGGACAAGGTGTCGGAGCGGGCCAAGGCGATCCAGTCGCTGCTCGGCGATCACCAGGACAGCGTGGTCAGCCGCACGCATCTGCTCCAGGAAGCCGAGGCGGCGCATGCGGCCGGAGAGGACACCTTCACCTACGGGTTGCTGTACCAGGTGGAGTCCGAGCTCGCCGATCAAGCGCGTTCGCAGCTCGACGACGCGCTGCGCGAGCTCGACGAGGCGGTGCGCAAGGGGAAGTGA
- a CDS encoding bifunctional RNase H/acid phosphatase produces the protein MKVIVEADGGSRGNPGPAGYGSVVWSEDRSTVLAEVKQAIGQATNNVAEYRGLIAGLEEAANVGATEVTVSMDSKLVVEQMAGRWRVKHPDLVPLHQQARALAQRFDRVTYAWIPRDRNAHADRLANEAMDAAAGIEPAPRKPGLAASAEAPTSPAGWTGAQGRPTRFLLLRHGQTELSVERRYSGRGNPALTELGRRQADAAAAYLAGRRGVDAVISSPLQRAYDTAATAAKTLGLDVTVDEDLVETDFGAWEGLTFGEVSQRDPELHGRWLQDTSVEPPGGESFDTVAHRVRRARNRIIADHGASTVLVVSHVTPIKTLLRLALDAGAGVLYRLHLDLASLSIAEFYPDGGSSVRLVNQTAYL, from the coding sequence ATGAAAGTCATCGTCGAGGCCGACGGCGGCTCGCGGGGCAACCCGGGGCCGGCAGGCTACGGCTCCGTGGTGTGGTCGGAAGACCGGTCGACGGTGCTCGCCGAGGTCAAGCAGGCGATCGGCCAGGCGACCAACAACGTCGCCGAGTACCGCGGGTTGATCGCGGGGCTCGAGGAAGCCGCGAACGTGGGCGCCACCGAGGTCACGGTGTCGATGGACTCCAAGCTCGTCGTCGAGCAGATGGCGGGCCGCTGGCGCGTCAAGCATCCCGACCTGGTGCCGTTGCATCAGCAGGCCCGGGCGCTGGCGCAGCGGTTCGACCGCGTCACCTATGCCTGGATTCCGCGGGACCGCAACGCCCACGCCGACCGACTGGCCAACGAGGCGATGGACGCCGCGGCGGGCATCGAACCTGCGCCGAGAAAGCCCGGACTTGCCGCATCCGCCGAGGCGCCCACCTCACCCGCCGGCTGGACGGGTGCGCAGGGGAGACCGACACGATTCCTGCTGCTGCGCCACGGCCAGACGGAGCTGTCGGTGGAGCGCCGGTACTCCGGGCGGGGTAATCCGGCGCTGACCGAACTGGGCCGCAGACAGGCCGATGCCGCGGCCGCCTACCTCGCCGGTCGCCGCGGCGTCGACGCCGTCATCAGCTCACCTCTGCAGCGGGCCTACGACACCGCGGCCACCGCGGCCAAGACGCTCGGGCTGGACGTGACCGTCGACGAGGATCTGGTCGAGACCGACTTCGGCGCCTGGGAGGGGCTGACGTTCGGCGAGGTCTCTCAGCGTGATCCGGAATTGCACGGCCGCTGGTTACAGGACACCAGCGTGGAGCCGCCCGGGGGGGAGAGCTTCGACACCGTCGCTCACCGGGTCCGTCGGGCGCGCAACCGCATCATCGCCGACCACGGCGCCTCCACGGTGCTGGTGGTCTCCCACGTCACGCCCATCAAGACCCTGCTGCGGCTGGCGCTCGACGCCGGCGCGGGCGTCCTGTACCGACTGCATCTGGATCTCGCGTCGCTCAGTATCGCGGAGTTCTACCCCGACGGTGGGTCGTCGGTGCGGCTGGTCAACCAGACCGCCTATCTCTAG
- a CDS encoding class I SAM-dependent methyltransferase translates to MSETVEFWEQHYGAKDRVWSGRVNLRLAEIVEPLRPGRALDLGCGEGADAIWLARHGWQVVGVDISRTALERAAQDAAAAGVAQRIRFEQHDLSETFPEGRFDLVSAQFFHSPLDVDRNGALRRAAGAVVPGGLLLIVDHGATPEWTWKDGHPHDLPSMAEVLAALDLDLQQWERLRADEVERAGQSPDGQPVTWLDNVILMRRR, encoded by the coding sequence ATGTCTGAGACAGTGGAGTTCTGGGAGCAGCACTACGGTGCGAAGGATCGGGTGTGGAGCGGCCGGGTCAACCTGCGGCTCGCCGAGATCGTCGAACCGCTGCGGCCGGGCCGCGCACTCGACCTGGGCTGCGGGGAGGGCGCGGACGCCATCTGGCTGGCCCGGCACGGCTGGCAGGTGGTGGGCGTCGACATCTCGCGGACCGCACTGGAACGGGCTGCGCAGGACGCCGCGGCGGCCGGCGTCGCCCAACGGATCCGGTTCGAACAGCACGACCTCTCCGAGACCTTTCCCGAGGGGCGTTTCGACCTCGTGTCGGCGCAGTTCTTCCATTCCCCGCTCGACGTGGACCGCAACGGAGCGCTACGCCGCGCGGCCGGTGCGGTGGTGCCCGGAGGCCTGCTGTTGATCGTCGACCATGGGGCGACGCCGGAGTGGACGTGGAAGGACGGTCACCCTCACGATCTGCCGTCGATGGCGGAGGTGCTGGCCGCGCTGGACCTGGATCTCCAGCAGTGGGAGCGACTGCGGGCGGACGAGGTCGAGCGGGCCGGGCAGAGCCCGGACGGGCAGCCGGTGACGTGGCTCGACAACGTCATCCTGATGCGGCGTCGCTGA